The DNA window ACCTCAAATTGAAGGTAAATGTGtcaggagaagagaaaagacaCAGACTATTCAAGTTTAACCCTAGCTACCTCTTTTATTGCCAAACCAGATTTTTCCTGTGATTTGTAGACTTAGAAATTTGACCTGTGTATTTGTAGGAGCTACAAAGATACAAGGTAACGGAAcgaatagaataaaatataagcTCAAATTAACAAGTTTAACACcttaattttacaaattgacCTAAAGTGAAAATAAAATCCAACAACAAACCAAACCAAATTCAGGTGTTGTGTTTCTCACTCTTGCTCCCTTCTTCACCACAAACacatctctttctctctcttcacttTGTTACACACACTTCAGTTCAGACTTCAGAGCTATTCTATTTGCAAAGTCACAAAAACACAGAAACCTCATAAGGGGTATTTGGATTTGAGGGTTTGGACCCATTGGTCCTTCCCCAACTTAACTTAAAGgaaaaaaaccttttttttcccttccttttttctcttcatTCATTGTTTCTCGTTCTAAATCTCTtatctttgtttgattttctctctctaacccATGATCCTCTACATGTAATCCACCGTAACttcccctaaaccctaaactctccGATCTCTCTGTCACCACCATGTTCCAGGGATCTCCCCCTCCTCCGGCAACCGTCCAACGCCGATCCTCGTCGTCGCCGGAACAGCAACCGCCCCTCTCGCGCGTGCGTCCTCCGCGCCGCTTCTCGCCTCTCAGGTCTCTTCGCCGCGGAGCCTTCACCGTCGATCCATCGGCGGAAGCCGAAGTCCGGGAAGAAAGAGCGCCGGCGggcggaggaggaggaggaggaagaagaagatgaggagTCGCCGCCGCTGTCGCCACAGCAGCAGCAATGCGCGAAGATCGTGACGCAGCTCGTGGAACCGCCGCTGTCGCCTTCGAGGATGCCGCGGTGGAACCTCCGGTGCATGTGGGAGTTGGCTTCGGTGCTCAATTTTTTGCATGTTAGCTCCAAAGCTGTGATATTTTTCGTCTTGGATTGCGTTTTTCATTACTGGGGGAGTGCTTAATTCTTATGCATTTCCTAGTATTTCTGAAAATGCTTGTTTTTTGTGTTTATTTGCAGCTGTTTAGGCCACTTTTGAATATCTCACTTGAATTTTCTGCTGAAGAGTTCGAGACTGCACTTCTTACTCCCAATGACACTTTGAGTGATATACATATGCCTTTGCTTAAGGTTGGTGCCTTTGTTTTATGCTTCTTCTTCAGTTTATGGCATTTTATCATTGAATGTAGTATGTCCTTTGTCTTTGTGGTTCCAGTTTGTTTTAGTACTTGTTACTGTGATGTTTACTTATTAGAACTTAAATTAAAGTTCTACTTTGTTTCCATAGTGAGTGAAGTTTGCAAATCCTGCAAAGCTTTTACTTTCATAGCTTTGCTTCATGAGTTTCAAGTTTTAGTTCTCTGCTGGTTTTTGTAGGATGCTGACTTATTAGTGAGACTTTAGATTTATGAAGTTGTAGTTTGGGGACTATATACTCATAGCTCATAGGAGGTTGCTGTGGCTGAAAGATGGTGGAATTAATCAGAAACTGAAAATTTGTTTTGCTTGAGTTTCCATTGCAAACTGATGACTCATCAATGAACTTGGAAAATAATATATTCCCACACAGACATAGTTTTTATGACTGAATAGCATGTTTGGCCAAGGTTGGTAAGTAGAGAGCCGGGGTTCTTTAATGTAGTTCTTCATTTTATCCTTGTCTTAGACATTTTCCTAATGTTCTGGATTCAAATAGATCCTCAGTCAAAATTAGGATTGCAAGATACAAATGTATACATTGACAGGCACTTTGTATAAGATAGCTTCATGGGAAACAGATATGGGTCAACATAGcagaattatattttgttgcaagaattttgttatatttaatTCGTATTGAAAGGTTTCTGACTTGAACTATAATTCACTGGAAGATTTAAATATTGTCAGTAACGCAAGAATTTATGTTTGAGGTTTAGTTCTTTACTGAAATACCTGATGCAAGATACTCTATGGATCCTTGATCGATTGAGTTATGGATCAAAGTGGGCTGATCAATAACAAAGATGCTACTTTAACTTATGTTTATAAAAAGATGCTACTCATAACATCAACCATACATTCTGAATCTGTACTACATGGGTGGGCAGATAGATATTGGGGCCAATAAAAGTTGTCTTGATTATAACAACATTATTGTTGCATTATTCTGTCAAAAGAGGATACTCAGTGGTGAGTATTAcatagagaaaaagagagaatgtTAGGGCTGTTTATTGCAAGAGAGCGTACAGTTCCAGATTTTGTGAGAGGTATTTGAAGTTATGGTTTTAGCCATAGTGCTAGTGCAGCGATCTCTGGTTTATTCCTTAAGAACATAGTAGTTTTATTGTATTGTTTATTTGCACAACTGCTTCTGGTCTAATAACAACACTTATTGAATCTTTTGACAGGCAATCCCTCCTATTATACGCATGGCACTCACACGTGATACTTGGATAACTGTATTATGCAGAAAATTGAGAGATTGGTGGCATTGGGTAATGAAATACTTCAACTTAACAGGCTGTTATTTAATTGAGtattgtgtgttttttttttgtttttgttttttttttagtatcaAGAGCTGATAAGTGGATGGAATTCAATTGCAGGTTGCTGATGGGGATCTTCCAATTGTTGCGTCACATGGGTTAGTATTATTGCAACATTTAAATAGGAGAATgttaatatatgtatataccaAGTCTCAGATTTTATGCTAATATGACAGGACGGAAATTGAAGTATATAAATCGCTTGATCCAGGGGTTCGTCTTGTGATCTTAAAAGCATTATGTGACATTCGTGTTGAGGTAATACTCATATTAATTACAACatcatatattaaattaaatggGTGAACTTTGAATGGCACAGTGATGTCTCAGCATAGGCAATGGATATCTTTCTCTGATTATCCCATTTTCTAATTTACAAGTGCTTTATTGACCAAATTTGAGTAATATTCCGCAGCAAGAAGATATCCGGAATTATATTGACAACTCCCTCAAACATGGTGTTAAACTTTCAACATTTCGTAAAGAGCGAATTGGAGGTGATTCACATGGAATTTCTTATTGGTAATATACTTTTGGTTTCACTTATACGAGCCCAATTCAgatgttatttttaaaactttttggaCATCTGTTTGTGTTTTTATTCATTTGAAATTTGGTTAGTGCAGGTATGAAGATGACCCAGTTGTTGGTCACAGGCTGTATcgagaaacaagaaaaactgAAGTGATTCAAATGAAGAAAGGGAAACCAAGAGGTTCACTGGTTCTTTCTAATACATCATACCAGTGGGAATCTGTAGCTACCAATTTTGATGAATTTCAAGATGTTTCTGTAAGTTACTAAAACTGGTTGATCTTTGTTTGGTTACTGCATAGCACTGAGCAGTTGacattttataattgttgggtGGTTTGCTTTGAATTGGAACGTTAGTgttataaatttatcattagatgataaatcaacaatcaataacaTTGAAGATATGATCAATAGTATGTTGTGAGGTTCTCCCAAACAGATAAAAATTGAACATGAGTTACCCAGCTATAGAAATTCCTGTTGGAACTGCTTCTTAGTTAATATTATACATTGaaagctttcttttgttataTATAATGACATCAACAGTGAGACAGAAGTAaggaaacaagaaaaataataaagcgGTTTTGTTCCATAAAGGGTGCTTTAAACTTTATGGAACAAATccataatttgtttttaaagaaaaaacttaaaaaataataaaatacataaaataatcaatattatgTTATCCATAAGATTTTAACAAAGCTGATAGTTCATACGTCCAGCTGATTGATCCATTCTTATGTTATTCATTTTCTGAAGTCAGGGAGGGGGAGGGAACAAAGAAAGTAGCCCATCCCCTTATTAGTTTATTATGAATTGTGTAATTTGTGACCTTCACATCAAGCTGCATATCACTTCATTCATCTGTTTCCACAGGAGAAGCTTTTCTCAAGTAAAAACAGGACAGAGATCTCTGTGGGGAAAAAGCTAAAGATAGACATGCTTCCTGAAATTGAGAAAGTCCATAAGGTACTCTTTTATGTAGTTGACAAATTTAAGAATGTAGGGACAACCTAAGTACTTTTATTTGATATCCCCTCTCTACTAAGTATCTTGATTTATGGTCCTGAAGAATCTGAGTGTTTTTCAACTTacaaaattgatttgaatgttGGCACAGAGAAAGGAAAAGTTGCTGAAAAAGCAACAGAGAGAGGCCCTTCTTCTTGATAATTACATGATTGCTGATGGTCTTGCTACCGGACGTTCACTGCGTTATAGGAAGCCTGTTACCTACACTTTCGGTAAGAGCAAGAATTTTTCACTATAACTTGAGTCTTCATTTTCTCAGTATTGGTATTTGATATCTACATTATAGAGAGATTAGCATTTTGATTCTACAGCTGGGGTTGGCCTTTttgttttatgttcttttgctGGTGTTACATTTTCAAGTATATTGGACTTCACAGTTCACTCCTCTTTTGAGAAGTATGGTTTTTGTCAATGTTCTTGCACCTAATGTACCTTCTGTGGTTTGGCAAATTTTGCTTTGACATTGGATCATATCTACATCATGATTATGGTGTGGAGAATGTCTTAGTATTATTGTACTTCACTAGAGGGACAAGAGCTTCTAGTACTAGGATGTTAGACCTCTCTAGTGActgtttgtttttttatcaTCCAGTTAGTCTCTGGTCTGAATAAATGTGCtacatttgattattttttcttatttatcatGGAATCTTCTCCCCTCATGATGCTAACACTATACCACTGCACTAGTGTCATACTTTGTACTGGTGCACCTTTTCTTGTTTTAACAATTTTGGTTTAAGACCCAATAAACAAAAGTTACAATGGTTGCATTGATCCTAATGGTGACCAATTGTAGAAATTTAAGCATTTTGGAAgttaataaatttaatgttaCATATTTATGCAAGGTGTAACCTCATTTGTGTTCTGTCTGTTTTCATTATTGGtctgaccaaattctttcctttctattgttttttatttttacaatgACGCCATGGTGATTTGAATCTATGACCTGCAGTATCCTCAAATCCTCCACCATTAACCACTCCTAATGTCTTTAATCGATTTGTCCCCTGTACCTGATCTACTTTAGTATTTTCTATGTGCTGATTTTATTCTGACTTTTGTAATACTGCCCTTGCAGATGATTATGATAAGTCCATAAATGAGGCAATCAAAGAAACCAAGTATGTGCATATTTTTCTGTGGGTAGACAGGCTAGTCATACTTATTCACTTAGAATTTGTAGTTATATATTTCTGTTTCTTCTTTTATCAGACGGAAACAACCATCCCCAGAATCCATGCCCAAGAGAGAGTTGGTAGCAAAACCGGAAGCTTTTAGTAATGGTAAATGGAGTGGTCCTTCACATTCCcctcaaaatctgaattttggTTGGTCATCTCCAAAATCACCTTactctgatgatgatgaggaagacCATATAACGGATCCACTTGATCGAACGTGTGTAACTTTTTGTCCTCCTTCTGTCTCGAATTTGTTGTGTTTTGATCTCTCCTATCTAATATTCATTAACCATTTCATTTTAAAATCAGAAATCGTCGAAGACAGAGACCGAAGCGGTATTCAGATAAAGAGTTCCTTGATCCTGTATCAGATAATGATGCTGACTTTGACAGCGATGATGATATTGTTGGAGAAGCTGTATATGATGAAGAGTATCTCAAGAAGCGTAAGCAGAGAAGGAAGCATTCTAGTAGCTCCGAAGGAGATGAAGAATATCAGTGGGATGAAGATAATGtcgaagaggaagaagaggaagaggaagaggaagaagaagaagatgatgatgacgatgaagATTCCTTGAGTATCAGTGAGGACAGTGACAAACCCCGCAAGTTCAAGGCATTGCGAGGCCGTACTACGAGGGATTCTAAACGCAGGCCTGTCAATGATTTTCAATCAGGTCTAAGGCGCAGTAAGAGGTCAACCCGAAACCGTGTAAATTACCGACAATACGAGGCGTCTGAATCAGAACAAGAGTTTATTAAACCTGAAAAGTCTAATACATCAGCTGATCACTCAGATCCCAGTGAGAATGGGGAATATATGATGGAAAGTGAAGATTCCGACCGGAATGATGATGAAGACCAGGAAATGAAAGTAGAAGAGCAGCCTGCTACTTACCCCATAGTTGAAGAGAATGAACAAAATGCACCTCCCGAAAAGTCAAGTAGTCCTGGTCAGGAGGAAGTTGAGAGCATCGGAAAGCACCATTTCCTTGATTTGAACGAGCTCGCCCCTAGCTCGGGTTTCGATGATGGTCCAAATACAATAATGAAAGATGAAGACAATGAATGACCACTGAAGCTTGCCCTTCTGCTTGAGTAGAAGGGAGTAGGGATTGTAATTTTATACCGCGGAAGCCGACGTGTATGATAatagaattataaatttttgttgtAAGCTCAGTGTTAGTTATGATCATGATCTTCCCTATGGCATTATCTAAGCAAACCTCTGATGCTGCCAGAAGCAGCATAATGCTGAGTTATGTAGGTTAGGTAGTcatttttttagtgtttctACATTCAAAGGGTCTACGAAAATGGAGGAGGAAATGTTGGCGGGGTTTGTTTGACCCATCCAATTGATGTACAATAACTTAACAGGTACTGTAACTTTAAAAAGATGCGGCTTTCAGATTAATGAGCACTGCAGTTTTctatttactcttttttttctctgttGACTTCGGTAGTGATTAGCATTAGAAAATTTGGCTTTTCATATTGATAAAAGTGGTATTTTAATAATAACGGAACTGACAgaagacaaataataattattttatcaagaCTGCCAATGTTTCCAAGACTGTTTATTAATGTGCTGAATTGTCTTATTAGTTAAGTTAGTTGTTTTAACCAGAGAGAAATTAACAAAGACAATGACCTTGCAAGTTCACATGGCCATTGATGATAAAGTTCACagcatacatacatacatacatacaagtTGCAATAATTTTTTGAGCACCTTTTACAGCACATTattaacaataattttattattgttcaaaatctattcttaatatataaaagtagataCATAAGTTTACCCACATTACTTTTAaaacatctttttctttctattaatGCCATGTCAGCAACATCGCTTACTTGGCAAAATATTAGAATCAATCACTCAGTTTTCAtattacaaatataataataatattattaatcataataaattttacgttacaaatattcaaattctataCTATTTGAACTACTTATATAAGTTTCTTATCACTATTCTTTCAAATGACATCAAATttagcacaaaaaatttatttccgAACTATACAACATCTCAAACTCACTCAATAGAGCATCATTTTTTGGACAATATCACCAAACAAAAAGACAATTAGTTTATCAAAGTTTGCGTGGTTCATCTATGGGAAACATTAACACGCACAAATGAAGAAGAGTCTCTTTGCTTAGAAATGATTATATTAGATGAAAATGTACAAAacaaacatatttattatatttttaaattgaatttacgaaaaaaaatactttaattatctttgctttttatactttttatattattttataatactttatatataattgtatttttatatcGTTAAAATTATACTTCTTTTAATATGCTAttcattattcttttttaactaattatgaattatgatttaTTAACACTGTAGGGAAGGAAAAGTctatactataaaaaaaattaaaaatagaatatacaAATGATTTGTATAAGCTAATTAAAGGTATaatgaaaacaaattttttacTCACAATTgttgtgaaaaaaattaaagatctaaTTTTGAACATTTTCCAAGACTATTTTGAATTTGCATCACTTGAGACATTGTGTGACAGAGTGGGttaaagaaaaatactaaaggtaattttattttatactatttcaattattcttataaaaaataaattattcaaaaaaaatctacacattttgttctttttgtTGTAAATGTCATTGAAAAACTACATTAAGAgattaagaagaaagaaaaccaTACAAATTCAAGACACATCATTGAAAGAAAAACATACATGCAAAGATGGAACAAACGACATAATAAAAAGTGCATACAACTCAACAATTCATAAAGAACATGTCTTCACAAGAATCTCGacagaaaaaagaaa is part of the Arachis duranensis cultivar V14167 chromosome 1, aradu.V14167.gnm2.J7QH, whole genome shotgun sequence genome and encodes:
- the LOC107493770 gene encoding DDT domain-containing protein DDR4 gives rise to the protein MSQLCCEILTTNWDLPLLRQPSNADPRRRRNSNRPSRACVLRAASRLSGLFAAEPSPSIHRRKPKSGKKERRRAEEEEEEEEDEESPPLSPQQQQCAKIVTQLVEPPLSPSRMPRWNLRCMWELASVLNFLHLFRPLLNISLEFSAEEFETALLTPNDTLSDIHMPLLKAIPPIIRMALTRDTWITVLCRKLRDWWHWVADGDLPIVASHGTEIEVYKSLDPGVRLVILKALCDIRVEQEDIRNYIDNSLKHGVKLSTFRKERIGGDSHGISYWYEDDPVVGHRLYRETRKTEVIQMKKGKPRGSLVLSNTSYQWESVATNFDEFQDVSEKLFSSKNRTEISVGKKLKIDMLPEIEKVHKRKEKLLKKQQREALLLDNYMIADGLATGRSLRYRKPVTYTFDDYDKSINEAIKETKRKQPSPESMPKRELVAKPEAFSNGKWSGPSHSPQNLNFGWSSPKSPYSDDDEEDHITDPLDRTNRRRQRPKRYSDKEFLDPVSDNDADFDSDDDIVGEAVYDEEYLKKRKQRRKHSSSSEGDEEYQWDEDNVEEEEEEEEEEEEEDDDDDEDSLSISEDSDKPRKFKALRGRTTRDSKRRPVNDFQSGLRRSKRSTRNRVNYRQYEASESEQEFIKPEKSNTSADHSDPSENGEYMMESEDSDRNDDEDQEMKVEEQPATYPIVEENEQNAPPEKSSSPGQEEVESIGKHHFLDLNELAPSSGFDDGPNTIMKDEDNE